Part of the Faecalibacterium duncaniae genome, AAAGAGCGCTTTAACGCAAACGCCGCCTGCATTGGCGCTGGCATGGAGCGCCTGATCCAGAAGTGCAAGACCGTGGACTGCTGGGGCGGCAAGGAACCCAACATTCTTGTGGTTGCTCCTCCGCGCATCAAGGAGGGCTTCCACGATGAGGTCATGGGCGACGGCTGTGTGGAGAAGTCCAAGGGCGTTGCCGGCTGGTACAAGATCATTGCAGAGCGCAACAACGTCCATTTTCTGGACGCTGAAGGCTGCGAGTTCAACCAGATCGACTTCATGCACCTGACCCGTAAGGGCCACGCACAACTGGCTGAGAAGCTGGCCGAGCTGGTGCCGACGCTGCTCTGAGTCAAAAAGAACAACCCTCTCCGTCATTGCCTCGCAATGCCGCCTCACCCTTTCGGGGGAAGCAGGCAAAGCAAAAGGCTTTGACGGAGAGGGTTGTTTTCTTTTGTCAGATGTAATCCGAAATATACGGAATCTTATGGAAGAGCACGTCATCCAGCCGTTCCACAGCCTCTTCCCTGCCCTCGATGCGCTCCAGCTCATACAGACGCTCTGCGGTCTTGTAGCCCAGCAGCAGGGTGGTAAAGGTGCCGATGCCCATTTTCAGGTGATACTCGGCGGGTTCACGGGTCATGGTGCAGTGCCCATCCGCAAAGCGAACGTTGAACGTCCGGTCGTTCCATGGCAGAAGCGTGTCCTCGATCTCCAGCTCGATGCACAGGGTGCCGCCGTCCGGGTCACAGGGATAATCGGCGAGGAAATCCTCCACGTCGATGATGCGTCCCATGGCATAGGGGCGGATGCTCTCCTTGATGTCACCGTCGTCCATCTCAAAGGCGATGGGTTCGCTGAAATAGGTGCTGCCGTGCACCTCATCGATCATGGAATCATGGGCATGGATATACTCCCACAGGCCTTTCTGGGCCTCGCGGTTGAGGTAGACCATCTCCTTGATGTGCATGATGTCGTTTTTGATGAGGTAGACCATGTAGCCGCAGGGCTTATCCTTGACGTTGTAGTAGACCGCAACATTGGTATCGTCCTCATCCCAGCGCCAGTATTCCTCCCAGGCCAGACTGTTGCGGAACAGACAGCCGTGGGTAATGGACGCAAAGTGGGAGTGCAGCTCATGGAACTCGGTGTTATCCCAGCTGACGCGCCGGACATAGCCGGGAGCCTTGACCTTGGTGGGGATCTGCCGGTCCTTGATGTTGAACGAGATCTTGTTGGAAACGATCTCCCAGCCCAGGTGATGGTACAGCGGAATGCTGTACGGGTAGAGCAGGGCGAAGGATTTGCCCTCTTCGTGCATCTGGGTCAGACCCTTGATCATCAGGTGCTTCATAATGCCCTGCCCGGTGTACTCCGGGTAGGTGCAGACACTGGTGACAAAGCCCACATGGTAGACCGTATCGTAGATGTTCATTTTCAGCGGATAGACGGCAAACTGGGACACCAGCGTGTCTCCATCAAAGCAGCCCAGTACATCGGCACGTTCCAGCACCGGGAATTTGGACTGCTTGATTTCATCGTCCTTCCAGCCTGTGGCAGTCAGCTCTTCTTCCGTGACCTGAAAGGTGTAGCGGAGCAGTGCATTGTACTGATCAAGATCCTTCGCTTCCAGATAACGGGTCAGATAATGGTCTGCGGCGTTCATACGAACACCCCCGTCCTTACGGGGTCAGACGGTTGGGGCCGCGGAACAGGAACTCCGCGTCCTTGATGCTCTCGCCCACCAGCAGCATGGTCAGGCGGTCGATGCCCAGACCGAAGCCGCCGTGCGGGGGGCAGCCATACTGGAAGAACTCCAGATAGAACTTGACATCCTCAGCCAGACCCTTTTCCTCAGCCTGCTTCTTCAGCACCTCATAGCGGTGCTCGCGCTGGGCACCGGTGGTGATCTCCACACCGCGCCAGATCAGGTCGTAGCCCTGAGGCACGCCGTTCTCGTCGCGCATGTGGTAGAAAGCGCGCTTCTCAGCATCGTAATCCGTGACGAAGAGGAACTCGTGGTTATAGTGCTTCTTCACCCAGTCGTAGCTCAGGCGCTCGGCCTCAGTGGTCAGGTCGCCCTTCTCGGAATCGTCCACCACATAGCCGAAGTCCTCTTCCAGACCCTTGTACAGGTCAGCCAGCTTGACCACGGGGAACGGGGTCTCGGGCACGATGACTTCCTTGCCGAACAGTTCCTGGATCTGATCGCCGTATGCGTCCTTCACAGCCTGCAGGCCAGCCTTGAGCAGCTGCTCCTCCATGGCCATGACATCCTTGTAAGAGGTGATGTAGCTGAACTCCAGATCGAAGCCGGAGAACTCCGTGGCATGCTTGTTGGTATAGCTCTTCTCGGCGCGGAACACAGGGCCGGTCTCGAAGATGCGCTCAAAGCCTGCAGCCATTGCCATCTGCTTGTAGAACTGGGGGCTCTGTGCCAGATAGGCATTGCGGTCGAAGTAATCCACCTTGAACACCTCAGAGCCGCTCTCGCTGGCAGCAGCGATCAGCTTGGGGGTGTGGATCTCGATGAAGTTCTGGTCCAGCAGGAACTTGCGCATGGCGTTGACCATGCAGCTCTGGGCCTTGAACATCAGCTGGTTCTCGTCGGTGCGCAGATCGACCCAGCGGTAATCAATGCGCTGGTCGATGCTGGAACGCTCCACCGCCTTTTTCTTCTTGGTGGCGGCAATGGCCTTGCGGGCAATGGGCAGTGCATCCGCAATGCTCTCCACCTCGATGGCCTCGGGGATCATCTCGATGCCGCCCATCTTGACGTAGTCGTTCTCGACCACCTTACCGGTGACAGTGATGACAGAATCAGGGGTCAACTGATCGATGGTGCCCACCAGATCAGGATGATCCTCTTTTTCAACCGTGATCTGCAGCTTGCCGGTGATATCCTTCAGTACGATAAAGGCCATATACTTGCTGTTGCGCAGGTTTTCAATAAAGCCCTGTACCTTGACCGTATTGCCAATTTCCTTTTGTACCTCGTTGATGTAGGTGCGATTCATGGAAATCCTCCTTTGATGTCTTATACCGTTTTATTATACGCTTTTCAGGGGATAAATCAAGTATTCTGCCCGGGCCAGTCTTACTTCTTGTGGTTTTCCCCTTCGTGCAAAGTGCCAGTGCCGCCCTCGACCACACCGTCGTGGTCGAGCACCGCCCTGATGGTGCCAAAGAAGCACTTTACGTCCATGCCAAAGCTCAGGTGCTCCACATAGTAGCCGTCCAGCCGGGCCTTGTCCACGATCTCCAGCTCATCCCGCCCATGGATCTGCGCCCAGCCGGTCAGGCCGGGGCGGACATCGTTGGCACCATACTTGTCCCGCTCGGCCAGCAGGTCATACTGGTTCCACAGCGCCGGGCGCGGGCCGATGACTGCCATATCGCCCACAAAGATGTTCCAGAGCTGGGGCAGCTCGTCCAGACTGGTCTTGCGCAGGAAGTGCCCCACCCGGGTGATATACTGATCCGGGTCCTTG contains:
- a CDS encoding GNAT family N-acetyltransferase: MNAADHYLTRYLEAKDLDQYNALLRYTFQVTEEELTATGWKDDEIKQSKFPVLERADVLGCFDGDTLVSQFAVYPLKMNIYDTVYHVGFVTSVCTYPEYTGQGIMKHLMIKGLTQMHEEGKSFALLYPYSIPLYHHLGWEIVSNKISFNIKDRQIPTKVKAPGYVRRVSWDNTEFHELHSHFASITHGCLFRNSLAWEEYWRWDEDDTNVAVYYNVKDKPCGYMVYLIKNDIMHIKEMVYLNREAQKGLWEYIHAHDSMIDEVHGSTYFSEPIAFEMDDGDIKESIRPYAMGRIIDVEDFLADYPCDPDGGTLCIELEIEDTLLPWNDRTFNVRFADGHCTMTREPAEYHLKMGIGTFTTLLLGYKTAERLYELERIEGREEAVERLDDVLFHKIPYISDYI
- a CDS encoding GDSL-type esterase/lipase family protein is translated as MKTHILCLGDSNTHGYCADPKDNADGGIRFNEDERWTCRLQTALGDKYLVTEEGLSGRTTVFADPIHESMDALSVAYPLLKSHEVIDLLIIMLGTNDVKERFNANAACIGAGMERLIQKCKTVDCWGGKEPNILVVAPPRIKEGFHDEVMGDGCVEKSKGVAGWYKIIAERNNVHFLDAEGCEFNQIDFMHLTRKGHAQLAEKLAELVPTLL
- the aspS gene encoding aspartate--tRNA(Asn) ligase, which gives rise to MNRTYINEVQKEIGNTVKVQGFIENLRNSKYMAFIVLKDITGKLQITVEKEDHPDLVGTIDQLTPDSVITVTGKVVENDYVKMGGIEMIPEAIEVESIADALPIARKAIAATKKKKAVERSSIDQRIDYRWVDLRTDENQLMFKAQSCMVNAMRKFLLDQNFIEIHTPKLIAAASESGSEVFKVDYFDRNAYLAQSPQFYKQMAMAAGFERIFETGPVFRAEKSYTNKHATEFSGFDLEFSYITSYKDVMAMEEQLLKAGLQAVKDAYGDQIQELFGKEVIVPETPFPVVKLADLYKGLEEDFGYVVDDSEKGDLTTEAERLSYDWVKKHYNHEFLFVTDYDAEKRAFYHMRDENGVPQGYDLIWRGVEITTGAQREHRYEVLKKQAEEKGLAEDVKFYLEFFQYGCPPHGGFGLGIDRLTMLLVGESIKDAEFLFRGPNRLTP
- a CDS encoding sugar transferase yields the protein MYRNGIKRLLAVILSLCGMIVLSPLLLILCLAIKIDSPGPIFFRQKRVGIHKQHFNILKFRTMRIDTPHDMPTHMLKDPDQYITRVGHFLRKTSLDELPQLWNIFVGDMAVIGPRPALWNQYDLLAERDKYGANDVRPGLTGWAQIHGRDELEIVDKARLDGYYVEHLSFGMDVKCFFGTIRAVLDHDGVVEGGTGTLHEGENHKK